The sequence TTATTGTTGCGCCACCTCGACATTAAAACCGACGATATTGTCCTTGACCTTGGTTGCGGCTATGGCCCCTTGGGTATCGCGATTGCGGCCAAAGCACCGCATGGCCAAGTGCATATGGTTGATAAAGACTTTGTCGCGGTGGATTATGCCAACAAAAATGCGCGCTTAAATGGCTTTGATCATGCCAAAGCCTATCTATCGAATGGACTCAGCGCTGTACCCAAAGAGATGCAATTCACCACCGTGGTATCGAATATTCCGGCCAAAGTTGGCAAAGAAATGCTCAGCATTATGCTCAACGATATTCATGCCCAGATGGCACCTGGCGGGCAATTAGTCGTGGTAACGATTAATGGTTTACGCGATTACATGAAGCGTAATTTTATGGAAGTTTTTGGCTATTACGACAAGGTCAAGCAGGGCAAGGATTACACGATATCGCGAGCGGTTAAAGTGCCTAGGTAATAAAAAACCACTAAAAAAGGAACATCAACATGATAACAACGCATTTTAAAACAAAACACACCCTATTATTCAGCTCTATTCTGGTTGGTAGCATCGGCTTTTCAATGCCAAGTCTTGCTGATACCACAACGAATGAGGTCAGTAGTTCACAAACTGAATCCGCTACACAACCAAGAGACCATCAGCGTCATCAAATGGGTCAGGGTCAGGGACGCGAAAAAGGACATGAGCAAGGGACTAAACAAAACGAAAGAGCGCGTGAACAAATGCAACGTCGTGACGAAATACTTGAACAAAATCGCCAAAACCGTGAAGAGCGGATGCGCCAAAACATGCAAAACCGCGATGAAAATCGCCGTAATGCCCATCCTGGCGGACAACCAGGTCGTCAGCCCTAACGCATTAAACTATAAGCAGGCCTGTTGATTAGCTTAAATTAAAGCTATTTTAAGTAAAAAAACGTATAATTGTTATGAATTAACCCTTCTACTAGGCCTGCTATTACCGAAACTCTCCTCGATAATCAAGACCATGACAGTCCGTGGAAAGAAGCCTTAGAGCTGCGTTTTCCAGAGTTTTTAGCGCTACTATTTCCAAATGTATTTGCCCTCATTGACTGGCAGCGCGAAGTGACTTTTTTAGATGGGCAAAGCCACTGGGTGCTGATTCATGTTGAGGTGCAAGGTGAGCCGGAAGTGGATTTTGCGGAGAGGATGTTTAAATACAACTACCGTATTCGTAATAAATACGCCAAGGATGTCATTTTAGTGGTGGCACTGCGTTCGCAATGACAGGTCGCGTCATCGCGAGGCCGGAGGCCGTGGCGATCTTGAGATGGCTTCGCGGCGCTCGCCATGACGGGGGTTGGGTTCGCAATGACGGAGGGGCAACTAGCAATTACAAAGGAAGGGAACGCACTAAGAGAAAAGGAATTTGCCAACTAAGGCAAGTAATGCTGCAGTATTAATCGCTAGTATCCATTGCAAAAAGGTGATCTTAATATCCACTTTGTCGATTTTGTAGTCCAAATAGTCTTTGCTGACGATACCATCATGTGCTTTTGCTATCGCTCTAACAATGGCTTCGGCCTGCTCGGGCGGAATGTTAGTTTTTTTAAGAATATCAGTCAGCTCAAGTTTATCAAATGTAATAATCGACATAATAGACTCCAACAAACTAATTACCAATAGTAATCATATCACAAAACTAAAACTCAAAATTTTCCTATACCTCTAATTATTGCGCAGAAATGCAAATAGACGATAAGCTATTTGGCAGGTCAGTTTTTGCCGGAGGCCGCTGGTGTCATCGCGAGGCCGGAGGCCGTGGCGATCTCCTTCAGACGTACTCGGCAAGAGATGGCTTCGCGGCGCTCGCCATGACGGGGGAAGGATTATCATAAAAAAATGACGAGCAGCCTGTAGGTTAATAGCGACAGTAAGCTGGGTGAAATTGCATTGAAGCGTTTTGGCTTTAAACCCTAGCGGCGCTGCAGACAACTTAAAGCTTATAATTTTAAGTAAAATAACGTATAATTATTACCAGTCAATCTTTATACCAGGCCTGCTATGACCGAAACTCTCCTCGATAATCAAGACCACGACAGTCCGTGGAAAGAAGCCTTAGAGCTGCGTTTTCCAGAGTTTTTAGCGCTACTATTTCCAAATGTATTTGCCCTCATTGACTGGCAGCGCGAAGTGACTTTTTTAGATAAGGAATTGCAAAAAATTCTGCCCAATGCCCAGAATGGGCGCACCTATGCCGATAAATTAGTTCAAGTCTATTTTTTGAATGGGCAAAGCCACTGGGTGCTGATTCATGTCGAGGTGCAAGGTGAGCCAGAGGTGGATTTTGCAAAACGCATGTATCGTTATAATTATCGCATTCAAGACAAATATGATAAGGATGTCATTAGCCTCGCTGTGCTGACTGATACGCATAAAAATTTTCGACCCAGTTGCTACGAATTCACGCTTGGCGGTTGTCGTATTCTGTTTGAATTCCCAATGGTTAAACTCTTAGACTGGCAGGACCGTCTCGACGAGCTGCACCATAGCGATAACGTCTTTGCGTTAATTGTGGCGGCGCAACTTCATGCAAAACTAAATAAACAGCCCGCACAAAAATTCGATGCCAAGATTCGTTTAACTCGCTTACTCTATCAGCGTGGTTACGAAAAAGTTCAGGTAATCGAGCTTTTGCGTCTTATTGACTGGATGATTACCTTACCGCATAATTTAGAAATTCAATGTAAACAAATCGTTGACCAGATTGAGGAGGAACAGCAGATGGCTTACATGACTTCAATGGAACGCATCGCCATGCAAGAAGGCCGGCTTGAGGGTAAACTTGAAATGGCTTTGAAAATGATTAACCGCTTTAATTTAAGCGTTAAAGAGGCGGCTGAAGAAGCTAGTGTTTCAGTCAATGATTTGATGGATTACCTCAAAAAACACGAGCAACCTAAACAGTAACTTATTTCGCCTATGCTAACCACCACGCCCCGCTTTGGGGCGTTGTTGTTTTTAAGGACTAAGGGCGTAGGCTGTTACGCAAAAAACAACTTATAAAGAATTGCCATGGTAAAAGCGAGATTAAACGCCACCATCCATTTGAGCAAAAGCATTTCAGACTTTAGGGTTTGAATATCGGCTTTACTTGCCAGGCTCTCATCAACGATTGCCTTTGCTGCTGCAACAGCTTGCTCGTCAGGAACACCCGCTTTTTTAAACGCATTATAAACTTCAATATTCATTGTGCTCATTTATAGAACTCCAGAAACACTCCAATAGCATCATTCTATCATAAAGTAAATGACGAGCAGCCTGTAGGTTAATAGCGACAGTAAGCTAGGTGAAATTGCATTGAAGCGTTTTGGCTTTAAACCTTAGCAGCGCTGCAGACAACTTAAAGCTTATAATTTTAAGTAAAATAACGTATAATTATTACCAGTCAATCCTTATACCAGGCCTGCTATGACCGACCCCCTACTCGATAATCAAGACCATGACAGTCCGTGGAAAGAAGCCTTGGAACTGCGTTTTCCCGAGTTTTTAGCGCTGTTATTTCCAAATGTATTTGCCCTCATTGACTGGCAGCGCGAAGTGACTTTTTTAGATAAGGAATTGCAAAAAATTCTGCCCAATGCCCAGAATGGGCGCACCTATGCCGATAAATTAGTTCAAGTCTATTTTTTAGATGGGCAAAGCCACTGGGTGCTGATTCATGTTGAGGTGCAAGGTGAGCCGGAAGTGGATTTTGCGGAGAGGATGTTTAAATACAACTACCGTATTCGTGATAAATACGCCAAAGATGTCATTAGCCTCGCTGTGCTGACTGATACGCATAAAAATTTTCGACCCAGTTGCTACGAATTCACGCTTGGCGGTTGTCGTATTCTGTTTGAATTCCCAATGGTTAAACTCTTAGACTGGCAGGACCGTCTCGACGAGCTGCACCATAGCGATAACGTCTTTGCGTTAATTGTGGCGGCGCAACTTCATGCAAAACTAAATAAACAGCCCGCACAAAAATTCGATGCCAAGATTCGTTTAACTCGCTTACTCTATCAGCGTGGTTACGAAAAAGTTCAGGTAATCGAGCTTTTGCGTCTTATTGACTGGATGATTACCTTACCGCATAATTTAGAAATTCAATGTAAACAAATCGTTGACCAGATTGAGGAGGAACAGCAGATGGCTTACATGACTTCAATGGAACGCATCGCCATGCAAGAAGGCCGGCTTGAGGGTAAACTTGAGGGTAAACTTGAAGCCGCGCAAACGATGGTTAGAGATTTTGGCATTTCAGTTAAAGATGCCGCGACCAAGCTAAAAGTACCGCTTGACGATCTGGTCGATTACCTCAAAAAACACGAGCAACCTAAACAATAACTTATTTCGCCTATGCTAACCACCACGCCCCGCTTTGGGGCGTTGTTGTTTTAGTTGGCACTGCGCTTTGACTGGATGATTACCTTACCGCATAATTTAGACATCGAATTTAAAATCCTTGTTGACCAGATTGAGGAGGAACAACAAATGGCCTATGTCACATCTGTAGAACGCATCGCCATGCAAGAAGGCAGGCTTGAGGGTAAACTTGAGGGTAAACTTGAGGGTAAACTTGAGGGTAAACTTGAAGCCGCGCAAACGATGGTTAGAGATTTTGGCATTTCAGTTAAAGATGCCGCGACCAAGCTAAAAGTACCGCTTGACGATCTGGTCGATTACCTCAAAAAACACGAGCAACCCAAACAGTAACTTATTTCACCTGTGCTGACCATCACGCCCCGCTTTGGGGCGTTTTAGTTTTAGTTGTGGCACTGCGTTTGCAATGACAGGACGTGTCGTCGCGAGGCCGGAGGCCGTGGCGATCTCTGGAGATTGCTTCGCGGTGTTCGCAATGACGGGGGGAGGTGCGCAATGACGGGGGGAAGGGTTGTGGAATAAAAAAACCCCGCTTTGGGGCGTTTTAGTTTTAGTTGTGGCACTGCGTTTGCAATGACAGGACGTGTCGTCGCGAGGCCGGAGGCCGTGGCGATCTCTGGAGATTGCTTCGCGGTGTTCGCAATGACGGAGGGAGGTGCGCAATGACGGGGGGAAGGGTTGCGGAATAAAAAAACCCCGCTTTGTGGGCGGGGTTTTTTGCCGTTAGGCGGCACTGCTACAAAAGGGGTCGAGGACGCGCCTCGACGACCAATTAGAAGCTGTGTGCGATACCAACAGTGAACACGTCAGTTGACTTGTTGTCGATTAAACGTGATAGAACACCATTACCGTTGTTTTTGTCAAGAACACCGTATTCTACGAAAGTACGAGTTTTCTTGCCAAGTGCATAGTCAAGACCGATTGCATAGTTAGTTGCATCTTTAGTTTTGAACTTATCACCTTCTAATACAAAGTCATCATAAGATACGAAAGCAATCTTAGCTCGTGGCGTGAAATCACCCATAGTGTAAGCAGCACCCAAGACGATGTTACTGTGATTACCAAAATCGGTCTTAGTAGGTGAAGTGCCAATTGCCTTAGTATTCAACTGATTATACATAGCAGAAACGACTAAGCCAGAATCAGCATACTGTACAGTGGCACGGATGTTTTGCTGGTCAATGTTTTCGTCAGCCGCATATAATGCGTCAGTACGCTGAGTTAAACCAACAGCCGCAAATAAGCCATTACGCTTTGAACCATACTGAACTGCTGCAGAATATGCGTTACCTAATGAACGACCTTTTTCATTAGCAGCGTTAGTGATACCACCAAACATAACCTGGAAACCATTCATGTTAGGCGATAGATACGCCACCATGTTGTCTAAACGATCTTCGCCAGAACCATTTAATTCAAAATCTTCACCATCTATTTGAGTTCCAACATTCAAACCACCGAAACGGCCAGTGTTGTTACCTAGGTAGAATGAATCGTTGAAGCGATCGTTAGGCTGAATCATACGTAATGGCGTGTCGTGACGACCAGCGATAACGGTACCGAAACCACCAGAAACACCTACGAAGGTGTTACGTAGCTGGCCCCAGCCATTATTACCACCAGTGTTAGAACCAGAACCGCCGTTACCTTGTGCCATGTTTAAGGTAGTTTCTAACTGATAAACTGCTTTTAAGCCGTTACCTAGGTCTTCTGAACCTTTAACACCTAAACGTGAGTTACGGTTAGCGAAGTAAGAACCAGAATCAGAAACTGAATCGATGGCTACGTTCATTTGACCGTATAGTGTTGGAGCTGAAGCGTTAGCGGCTAAAGGTGCGGCCATTGCGCCAGCGATTGCAACTGCAAGAATATTCTTTTTCATGCTGTGTTTCCTTATTAGTAAGTTAGTTAGGTTTTCACCTGCCGACTATTTTTATTTGTCGGCTTGATGTGTAAGGTACGGATTTTTAAAACCCAGTGCAAGCCCCGCCCAAAAAAACCACACAAAATTTAGAAGTGTTGTTTTTTTGCAACAAGCCCTGCTGCCACGGCTTAGTCTAGCCTTGGTTGGCTAATAACCCGGTGTGTAAATAACGCGCTACGCCGTCTTCGGCATTCGATGGCGCTTGGGCAGCGTGGCAACAGGCCTGCTTCAGTCCCGCATGGGCATTAGCCATCATTACCGGATGGCCGGCCAACTGCAACATATCGACATCATTTAAGCCATCGCCAAACGCCATCACCTCTTTCGGGTCTAGGCCGTGGCGGGTTAATAGGGCTTGCAAGGCCGCGCCTTTGGATACCCCTTGGTTCATCACTTCTAAATAGATGTCGGTGGTGTAGGTGATATAGAGGCGGTCGCCGAGTTGTTGCTCTAAGCGGGCTTGGAGCGGCGCCAGCGCATCGGGGCTGGCATTAAAATAAAACTTGTCGATATGCCGATGGGAAATTTGGGCAAAATCGGTTATACGATAAGCAAAGCCAGAGGCATGGTGAATGGCTAATAGCGGTTCGTTGGGCTGCTCTACCAGCCACAAGTCTTGTTGGTAAATATTGCGATGCACCGCAAATCCGGCAGACAGTGCTAATACCTGCGCAACCAATTCAGCAGGGATATGGTTTTCGTAAATTAACTGCTGCTGTGGATTATGCACGCGCGCGCCATTGGAGGTAATCAGCGTAATCGGTAGGTTGAGTTGCTGGGTGAGCAGATAGACATCTTGGTAATGGCGACCGGTGGCAATCGCTAGTTGCACGCCTTGTTGGTGCAGTTGCGCTAAAGCGGCTTGGTTGGCCGGCGAGATGACATGATGTGGGTTGAGCAGCGTGCCATCGAGGTCGAGCACCAGCAGTTTAATCATGTTGTGCGCCCTGCAAAAAAATCTGAATCGCTTGCTCTAGTACTGCGTCGCATTGGGCCGGGGTGAGGGTTTCGCCAAACAGCGCTCGAAAGTGCAATGGGCCTTTAATCATTTCAACAAACTGAAAGGCGGCGATTTCGCAATCTTGAATCTGCAGCAGGCCTGCGGCTTGTTGTTGGCTTAAAAAACGGCTCAGAATTTTATTCAGCCGATTGGGGCCATATTGCATAAAAATCCGTTGGATTTCAGCTTGATCGGCGCCCTGCTCGGTTAATACCAAGCGATAAATCGCCAGGGCATCGGGTTCAAAAATCATCTGCTGAAGTTGGCGACCAAAATTGCGCAGCGAGGTGGGCAGGTCATCGACCCAAAGGCCTTTTTCTTCAAAGTCGGCAAAGGCTTCGCAGGTGGCTTTTTGAAAACAGGCTTCAAACAAACCCAGTTTGTTGCCAAAAAACTTATAGACCGTGCCTAACGAGCCGCCGGAGCGTTTGACAATTTCATTGACACTGGCGCGCGCATAGCCCTGCTCGACAAACACTTGTTTGGCGGCGTCTAAAATTTTTTCATGGCGTTGATAACCACGTTTGGTGTGAGGGGTTGGGTCTAATTCCATCGGCTAAGTTGGCTGTTTATTTAGCGGTCATTATAACGAATTTATAGCGATTTATTGCACAGAGGTGCGCTTGCAAAAAGTGTAACGAATGCTACACTACATTTCTTTTTATTAAAGGGTATTGGATTAGCGTTATGAATCAGTCATCTGCTCGCGGTAAGGGTTGGGGTCGCTTGGTTACATGGTCTTTGGGCATGGGCTTGTGTTTTATCGCGCCCTATGCGATTGCCAATGCGCAGGCCGATGCGCCGCCACCGATGCCGGTGCAGGTGCAGGTGATTGAGGCGACAAATGTGGCGCTCAGTTATGAGTATCCGGCGCGGGTGCAAAGTGCGAATCAGGTAGACATTCATGCTCGGGTTAGTGGCGTGTTGTTAAAACAGCATTTTAACGACGGCGATGCGGTGAAAAAAGGCCAGCTGCTTTACAGTATTGAAGATCGGATTTACCAAGCGGCGGTGGATCATGCCCAAGCCCAGGTGCTGATGGCGCAGGCGCAATTACGCCAAGCCGAGCGCGAAAAGGTCCGTGTTGAGGGCTTGTTTAAAGAACAAGCGGTCAGTGAGCAAGAGCGCGATCAGACGATTTCGGCTTATGAGCTGGCACAAGCAGGCCTGGTAGGTGCGCAAGCGGCGTTGCAATCGGCCCAGATTGATTTGGATTACACGCAAGTACGCGCACCGATTAATGGCATGACCGGCCAAAAACAACAAACGGTTGGCGATTTAGTCGGTCGCGATTATAACCGCAGCCTGTTGACCACCCTCACCCAGCTCGACCCGATTGAGGTGCATTTTACGATTGGCGAGCGCGAGTTTATTGAGCGTCAGCAACAGTTGCAACAGGGCATTTTGCGCTTTAGCCAAGGCGAACAACTGAGCGCGCAGGTGAGCCATTTGGGTCATCAGCTGACGGGGGTGATTGATTTTGCTGATCATCAAATTAATCCACACACCGGCAGTGTCAGTTTAAGAGCGCGTTTTGCTAACCCGAATGCAGCGCTGCTGCCGGGTGCGTTTGTGCGTATTCAGCTCGACGGCATTGAAGCGGTCGATGTGATTCAAATTCCGCAATCGGCGGTGCTGCAAATTGGCTCGCAGGCGTTTGTCTATGTAATCAAAGATGGCACGGCGCAGATGGTACCGGTGGGCTTGCAACGCGCGGTGGAACAAACTTGGTTGGTGGACAGCGGTTTAGCGGTGGGGGATCAATTGATTTTAAACAACCTGATTAAATTGCGCCCCAATACCCCGGTTCAAGCTGTGCAAGCTAATCACAGCACAGACACCGCTGAATAACTCGCCTAGGAGCCTTGTCGATGTTTTCTAAATTTTTTATCGAACGCCCGGTGTTTGCGATTGTCATGTCGGTGATTATTGTGTTGGTAGGCTTAATGAGCCTGCGCGATTTACCGATTGCCGAATACCCCGAAATTGTACCGCCCCAAATTACCGTGTCCACCAGTTACCCCGGTGCTAGTGCCGAAACCATTGCTGAAACGGTGGCCGCGCCGCTAGAGCAACAGCTTAATGGCATTGAAAATATGCTGTATATGAATTCGGTCGCCTCCTCGTCCGGTACGGTGACCGTTAGCTTAACGTTTGAGGTGGGCAGTAATATTAACGAAGCCTTGATGGATGTGAATAACAAAGTGCAGTCAGCGATTAACCGCTTGCCAGAAGAAGTCCAACGCGTCGGGTTACAAGTCAATAAACGCTCACCAAGCTTGTTAAAAGTGATTGCGATGTATTCTGAAGATGCCAGCCGCGATACGATTTTTATGGCCAACTATGGCTTGATTAATGTGGTGGACGAGCTGAAACGGATTCCGGGTATTGGTGAAGTGCGCCAATTTGGGGCCAAAGACTACTCGATGCGCATTTGGCTAGACCCAAATCGGATGGCGCAATATGGCATTGCACCGGGCGATGTGGCGCGGGCGATTCGAGAGCAAAATTCGCAGTTTGCCGCCGGACAAATTGGTCAAGAGCCGCTATTTAATGAACAGGCGTTTACCTACACGATTATTACCGAGGGGCGCTTAAATCAACCCGACCAGTTTGAGAATATCGTGTTGCGCGCCAATGACGATGGCGGGATGCTGCGGATTAAGGATGTCGCCCGCGTGGAGCTGGGAGCTGAACTCTATAACTTTGAAGCGACGTTTAACGGCAAACCGACCGTGCCGATTGGGATTTTCTTGCAAGCCGATGCCAATGCATTGGAGGTGTCGAAATTGGTGGATGACAAGATGGCCGAGTTGGCCGAGCGTTTTCCGCAGGGCGTGAATTACGCGATTCCTTACGACACCACCACCTTTGTGAAGGTGTCGATTCAGCAGGTGTTTTATACCTTTATTGAAGCCCTGATTCTGGTGTCGTTTATTGTGTTTTTGTTTTTACAAAACTGGCGCGCCACCTTTATTCCGCTCTTGGCGATTCCGGTGTCGGTGATTGGCACCTTTATTGG comes from Thiomicrospira aerophila AL3 and encodes:
- a CDS encoding class I SAM-dependent methyltransferase yields the protein MASIADLKKDLTIETELLGTPLTFKTTWGIFSPREIDDGTQLLLRHLDIKTDDIVLDLGCGYGPLGIAIAAKAPHGQVHMVDKDFVAVDYANKNARLNGFDHAKAYLSNGLSAVPKEMQFTTVVSNIPAKVGKEMLSIMLNDIHAQMAPGGQLVVVTINGLRDYMKRNFMEVFGYYDKVKQGKDYTISRAVKVPR
- a CDS encoding TetR/AcrR family transcriptional regulator; its protein translation is MELDPTPHTKRGYQRHEKILDAAKQVFVEQGYARASVNEIVKRSGGSLGTVYKFFGNKLGLFEACFQKATCEAFADFEEKGLWVDDLPTSLRNFGRQLQQMIFEPDALAIYRLVLTEQGADQAEIQRIFMQYGPNRLNKILSRFLSQQQAAGLLQIQDCEIAAFQFVEMIKGPLHFRALFGETLTPAQCDAVLEQAIQIFLQGAQHD
- a CDS encoding efflux RND transporter periplasmic adaptor subunit produces the protein MNQSSARGKGWGRLVTWSLGMGLCFIAPYAIANAQADAPPPMPVQVQVIEATNVALSYEYPARVQSANQVDIHARVSGVLLKQHFNDGDAVKKGQLLYSIEDRIYQAAVDHAQAQVLMAQAQLRQAEREKVRVEGLFKEQAVSEQERDQTISAYELAQAGLVGAQAALQSAQIDLDYTQVRAPINGMTGQKQQTVGDLVGRDYNRSLLTTLTQLDPIEVHFTIGEREFIERQQQLQQGILRFSQGEQLSAQVSHLGHQLTGVIDFADHQINPHTGSVSLRARFANPNAALLPGAFVRIQLDGIEAVDVIQIPQSAVLQIGSQAFVYVIKDGTAQMVPVGLQRAVEQTWLVDSGLAVGDQLILNNLIKLRPNTPVQAVQANHSTDTAE
- a CDS encoding RpnC/YadD family protein gives rise to the protein MTDPLLDNQDHDSPWKEALELRFPEFLALLFPNVFALIDWQREVTFLDKELQKILPNAQNGRTYADKLVQVYFLDGQSHWVLIHVEVQGEPEVDFAERMFKYNYRIRDKYAKDVISLAVLTDTHKNFRPSCYEFTLGGCRILFEFPMVKLLDWQDRLDELHHSDNVFALIVAAQLHAKLNKQPAQKFDAKIRLTRLLYQRGYEKVQVIELLRLIDWMITLPHNLEIQCKQIVDQIEEEQQMAYMTSMERIAMQEGRLEGKLEGKLEAAQTMVRDFGISVKDAATKLKVPLDDLVDYLKKHEQPKQ
- a CDS encoding porin translates to MKKNILAVAIAGAMAAPLAANASAPTLYGQMNVAIDSVSDSGSYFANRNSRLGVKGSEDLGNGLKAVYQLETTLNMAQGNGGSGSNTGGNNGWGQLRNTFVGVSGGFGTVIAGRHDTPLRMIQPNDRFNDSFYLGNNTGRFGGLNVGTQIDGEDFELNGSGEDRLDNMVAYLSPNMNGFQVMFGGITNAANEKGRSLGNAYSAAVQYGSKRNGLFAAVGLTQRTDALYAADENIDQQNIRATVQYADSGLVVSAMYNQLNTKAIGTSPTKTDFGNHSNIVLGAAYTMGDFTPRAKIAFVSYDDFVLEGDKFKTKDATNYAIGLDYALGKKTRTFVEYGVLDKNNGNGVLSRLIDNKSTDVFTVGIAHSF
- a CDS encoding Cof-type HAD-IIB family hydrolase, whose amino-acid sequence is MIKLLVLDLDGTLLNPHHVISPANQAALAQLHQQGVQLAIATGRHYQDVYLLTQQLNLPITLITSNGARVHNPQQQLIYENHIPAELVAQVLALSAGFAVHRNIYQQDLWLVEQPNEPLLAIHHASGFAYRITDFAQISHRHIDKFYFNASPDALAPLQARLEQQLGDRLYITYTTDIYLEVMNQGVSKGAALQALLTRHGLDPKEVMAFGDGLNDVDMLQLAGHPVMMANAHAGLKQACCHAAQAPSNAEDGVARYLHTGLLANQG
- a CDS encoding RpnC/YadD family protein gives rise to the protein MTETLLDNQDHDSPWKEALELRFPEFLALLFPNVFALIDWQREVTFLDKELQKILPNAQNGRTYADKLVQVYFLNGQSHWVLIHVEVQGEPEVDFAKRMYRYNYRIQDKYDKDVISLAVLTDTHKNFRPSCYEFTLGGCRILFEFPMVKLLDWQDRLDELHHSDNVFALIVAAQLHAKLNKQPAQKFDAKIRLTRLLYQRGYEKVQVIELLRLIDWMITLPHNLEIQCKQIVDQIEEEQQMAYMTSMERIAMQEGRLEGKLEMALKMINRFNLSVKEAAEEASVSVNDLMDYLKKHEQPKQ